The following proteins are co-located in the Ensifer sp. WSM1721 genome:
- a CDS encoding DUF1127 domain-containing protein: MSAIDAIHPGRDAAYARSRFAYGGQGAERNLLSRLWHFYCALAAKRRSRLALDELSAHLLTDIGVTEAEARREAAVPFWR, translated from the coding sequence ATGAGTGCAATCGATGCAATTCACCCGGGGCGAGACGCGGCCTATGCGCGAAGCCGGTTCGCCTATGGTGGGCAAGGCGCGGAGCGGAACCTGCTGTCGCGACTCTGGCATTTCTACTGCGCATTGGCCGCCAAGAGGCGCAGCCGCTTGGCCCTTGACGAACTGAGCGCGCACCTCCTCACGGACATCGGAGTGACGGAGGCGGAGGCTCGGAGAGAGGCGGCCGTTCCGTTCTGGCGCTAA
- a CDS encoding multidrug effflux MFS transporter — MTKPIDYTAAISGLTKVQFIALMAMLMSINAISIDIMLPGLQEIGASLGVVDENDRQYVISAYLIGMGCAQLFFGPLSDRFGRKAPLLGGLALYGLCALAIVFVPTFSALLALRFVQGIGAAATRVITVSIVRDVYGGRQMAEIMSLVMMVFMIVPVVAPSIGQLIMLFSEWHIIFVVIALFAAAIAAPVALRLQETLAPANRRAFTAKVIADGFRIVLTNRLALFYTLATSALLGGLFGFVNSAQQILVGTYGLGIWFPAVFATFAGMMAVASFTNSRLVQRFGMRALSHAALLGFALASFVWMSTSLMGPLSLPLFVVLLTATMFQFGLIAANFNAMAMEPLGHVAGTASSVLGFTQTIGGALIGALIGQAFDGTVTPLAVGFFFVAVIAFACVLIAEGGRLFRPHNPAG; from the coding sequence ATGACAAAGCCAATAGACTACACCGCTGCCATCTCGGGACTGACGAAGGTGCAGTTCATCGCGCTTATGGCGATGCTGATGTCGATCAACGCGATCTCGATCGACATCATGCTGCCGGGGCTGCAGGAAATCGGCGCAAGCCTCGGGGTCGTCGATGAAAATGACCGGCAATACGTCATCAGTGCGTATCTGATCGGCATGGGCTGCGCGCAACTCTTCTTCGGACCGCTGTCCGACCGCTTCGGGCGAAAGGCGCCACTACTGGGCGGACTGGCGCTTTACGGCCTCTGCGCACTCGCAATCGTGTTCGTGCCGACCTTCTCGGCCCTGCTGGCCCTTCGTTTCGTGCAGGGCATAGGTGCCGCCGCAACCCGAGTCATCACCGTTTCCATCGTCCGGGACGTCTATGGCGGTCGTCAGATGGCGGAGATCATGTCGCTGGTCATGATGGTGTTCATGATCGTTCCCGTCGTCGCGCCGAGTATCGGACAATTGATCATGCTCTTTTCCGAGTGGCACATAATCTTCGTCGTGATTGCCCTTTTCGCGGCCGCGATCGCGGCGCCGGTAGCACTGCGCCTTCAGGAGACGCTCGCTCCAGCCAATCGGCGCGCCTTCACGGCCAAGGTGATAGCGGATGGCTTCCGTATCGTCCTTACGAACCGGCTGGCGCTCTTCTACACCCTGGCGACGTCGGCGCTCCTCGGTGGCCTTTTCGGCTTCGTCAACTCGGCGCAACAGATTCTCGTGGGGACCTACGGGCTCGGGATTTGGTTTCCGGCGGTCTTCGCTACCTTCGCCGGCATGATGGCCGTTGCCTCCTTCACCAACTCGCGTCTCGTCCAACGATTCGGCATGCGGGCGCTATCGCATGCAGCACTTCTCGGTTTCGCGCTGGCAAGCTTTGTGTGGATGTCCACCTCGCTGATGGGGCCGCTGTCGCTACCGCTCTTCGTCGTCCTGCTCACCGCAACGATGTTCCAGTTCGGCCTCATTGCGGCGAATTTCAACGCCATGGCAATGGAGCCGCTCGGCCATGTGGCAGGCACCGCCTCCTCCGTTCTGGGCTTCACGCAGACGATCGGCGGTGCGCTTATCGGTGCGCTCATAGGCCAGGCTTTCGACGGTACCGTGACACCGCTTGCGGTCGGTTTCTTCTTCGTCGCCGTCATCGCGTTTGCCTGCGTGCTGATCGCTGAAGGCGGCCGGCTTTTCAGACCGCACAATCCGGCGGGTTAG
- the purS gene encoding phosphoribosylformylglycinamidine synthase subunit PurS, whose translation MIKARVTVTLKNGVLDPQGKAIEGALGALGFDGIGQVRQGKVFDLQLETADKAKAEADLKAMCEKLLANTVIENYSISLA comes from the coding sequence GTGATCAAGGCACGCGTAACCGTGACGCTGAAGAACGGCGTTCTCGACCCGCAGGGTAAGGCAATCGAAGGTGCGCTCGGTGCGCTTGGCTTCGACGGCATCGGCCAGGTCCGCCAGGGCAAGGTCTTCGACCTGCAGCTCGAAACGGCCGACAAGGCCAAGGCGGAAGCCGACCTCAAGGCCATGTGCGAGAAGCTGCTCGCCAACACCGTCATCGAGAACTATAGCATTTCCCTCGCCTAA
- the grxD gene encoding Grx4 family monothiol glutaredoxin — translation MSGIHDFIDNEVKSNDVVLFMKGTPQFPQCGFSGQVVQILDYVGVDYKGIDVLADADLRQGIKDYSNWPTIPQLYVKGEFVGGCDIVREMFQAGELQSLLQDQGISVKGAA, via the coding sequence ATGAGCGGAATTCACGATTTCATCGACAACGAAGTCAAGAGCAACGACGTCGTTCTCTTCATGAAGGGCACGCCGCAGTTTCCGCAGTGTGGTTTCTCCGGCCAAGTGGTGCAGATCCTCGATTATGTCGGCGTCGATTACAAGGGTATCGACGTGCTCGCTGACGCGGACCTGCGCCAGGGGATCAAGGACTATTCCAACTGGCCGACCATTCCGCAACTCTACGTGAAGGGCGAATTCGTCGGCGGTTGCGACATCGTGCGAGAGATGTTCCAGGCAGGCGAACTGCAGTCGTTGCTTCAGGATCAGGGTATTTCGGTCAAGGGTGCCGCCTGA
- a CDS encoding PLP-dependent aminotransferase family protein, giving the protein MTTWLPDIQQGHGPLYARIADQIEQAIGNGTLPAGTKLPPQRNLAFDIGVTIGTIGRAYNIVRERGLVSGEVGRGTYVLDHPESRPAEQSDPLTTSLAGTRPLIAPAGKLRFDSTAAPDIGQGDVLAKLLGDISREHYADIASYARNFPDHWFEAGSLWLARGNFQPPPESVVPTLGAHAAVVAVIAAITSPGDRIAFETLTYSQISRSAGLIGRRITLVESDEFGLLPDDFERVCAQQHPKLAFLMPGAQNPTVAVMPLDRRQAIVEIARKYGVWLVEDNLYGAMTGDPIPLLAELAPERTFLVGGLSKSVAAGVRGGWVACPPHFSQRIRVAHKMVSGGLPFILAELCARLVLSGSASVLRNRGVEEIGAREAMAREIFSGFSFNSHPKVPFLWLKLPEPWLSGTFKQAALQEGVLVDDEDEFKAGRADRVFHRIRIGFSSPVNRSDVRTGFEILRRLLDSGRAGYDSFD; this is encoded by the coding sequence ATGACAACTTGGCTTCCCGACATACAGCAGGGGCACGGACCGCTCTACGCGCGGATCGCGGACCAGATCGAGCAGGCGATCGGCAACGGGACCCTGCCCGCCGGCACGAAGCTGCCGCCGCAGCGCAATCTCGCTTTCGACATCGGCGTGACGATCGGCACCATCGGGCGCGCGTACAACATCGTACGGGAGCGCGGCCTCGTCAGCGGCGAGGTCGGGCGCGGGACGTATGTGCTCGATCATCCGGAGAGCCGGCCGGCCGAGCAGTCCGATCCCTTGACCACCTCGCTCGCTGGAACGCGACCACTTATCGCACCGGCGGGCAAGCTGCGTTTTGACAGCACGGCCGCGCCGGACATCGGACAAGGCGATGTTCTGGCGAAACTGCTGGGTGACATCAGTCGCGAGCATTACGCGGACATAGCCAGCTACGCCCGCAACTTTCCGGATCATTGGTTCGAAGCAGGCTCGCTGTGGTTGGCACGCGGCAATTTCCAGCCGCCGCCGGAAAGCGTCGTGCCCACGCTCGGCGCGCATGCCGCCGTGGTCGCGGTGATTGCCGCCATCACCTCGCCGGGCGATCGTATCGCGTTCGAGACATTGACCTATTCACAAATCAGCCGAAGCGCCGGCCTCATCGGCCGGCGGATCACATTGGTGGAGAGCGACGAGTTCGGGCTGCTCCCGGACGACTTCGAGCGCGTATGCGCGCAGCAGCACCCGAAGCTCGCCTTCCTCATGCCCGGCGCCCAAAACCCGACGGTCGCGGTGATGCCGCTTGACCGGCGCCAGGCGATCGTTGAGATCGCGCGCAAATACGGCGTCTGGCTCGTGGAGGACAATCTCTACGGCGCGATGACTGGCGATCCGATCCCGTTGCTGGCGGAACTCGCGCCGGAGCGGACCTTCCTTGTCGGCGGGCTTTCGAAGTCGGTCGCCGCCGGGGTGCGCGGCGGCTGGGTCGCTTGCCCGCCTCACTTCAGCCAGCGCATTCGCGTGGCCCATAAGATGGTGAGCGGCGGCCTGCCTTTCATCCTTGCCGAGCTCTGCGCCCGGCTCGTACTTTCCGGATCGGCATCGGTCCTGCGCAACCGCGGCGTCGAGGAGATCGGCGCCCGCGAAGCGATGGCGCGCGAAATCTTCTCAGGCTTCTCGTTCAACTCTCATCCGAAGGTGCCGTTTCTCTGGTTGAAGCTGCCGGAACCCTGGCTGTCCGGCACTTTCAAGCAGGCGGCGTTGCAAGAAGGCGTGCTCGTCGACGACGAGGACGAGTTCAAGGCGGGACGCGCCGACCGGGTCTTTCATCGCATTCGCATCGGCTTCTCCTCGCCCGTCAATCGATCCGACGTGCGGACAGGATTTGAAATCCTGCGCCGATTGCTCGATAGCGGACGCGCCGGCTACGACAGCTTCGACTGA
- a CDS encoding inositol monophosphatase family protein, which translates to MSHSIDIAALANLLQEAAIKEILPRFRNLGSGDVRMKSEAIDLVTEGDEAAERLIKSKIDAIAPGAVFIGEESVAADPALLDKLADAELAIVVDPIDGTYNFAAGLPLFGVMASVVVKGETVAGIIYDPLGNDWVIAEKGSGAWMCRTDGSQERLAVTAGVALENMVGGASTAFYKEDERRIVMGNLAKVRMATSYRCAAHEYRIFAGGHLHFLMYQKLMPWDHLAGTLIAEESGAYAARFDGSRYLPAHTNGGLLLATDKESWEELRREVFTV; encoded by the coding sequence ATGAGCCATTCCATCGACATCGCTGCGCTTGCCAATCTTCTGCAGGAGGCGGCGATCAAGGAAATTCTGCCGCGGTTCCGCAATCTCGGATCGGGCGACGTGCGGATGAAATCCGAGGCGATCGACCTCGTCACCGAGGGCGACGAAGCGGCCGAGAGGCTTATCAAATCGAAGATCGATGCGATCGCGCCGGGGGCCGTCTTCATCGGAGAGGAATCCGTCGCTGCCGACCCCGCGCTTCTCGACAAGCTGGCCGATGCCGAGCTCGCCATCGTCGTCGATCCGATCGACGGCACCTACAATTTCGCGGCCGGCCTGCCGCTTTTCGGTGTGATGGCCAGTGTCGTCGTCAAGGGCGAGACGGTCGCGGGGATCATCTATGATCCGCTCGGCAACGACTGGGTCATCGCGGAGAAGGGCTCAGGCGCTTGGATGTGCCGGACTGACGGCTCGCAGGAAAGATTGGCGGTCACCGCCGGCGTCGCGCTCGAAAACATGGTCGGCGGCGCATCGACCGCTTTCTACAAGGAGGACGAACGCCGGATCGTCATGGGCAATCTGGCAAAGGTTCGGATGGCCACCAGCTATCGCTGTGCCGCGCATGAATATCGCATCTTCGCCGGCGGCCACCTGCATTTCCTAATGTATCAGAAGCTGATGCCGTGGGATCACCTTGCCGGCACGCTGATCGCCGAGGAGTCGGGCGCCTACGCTGCGCGCTTCGACGGATCCCGTTATCTCCCGGCCCACACGAATGGCGGGCTGCTTCTCGCGACCGACAAAGAAAGCTGGGAGGAGCTGCGGCGCGAGGTTTTCACCGTCTGA
- the purL gene encoding phosphoribosylformylglycinamidine synthase subunit PurL produces MTISNTRPITPDLIASHGLKPDEYERILGLIGREPTFTELGIFSAMWNEHCSYKSSKKWLRTLPTKGPRVIQGPGENAGVVDIDDGDCVVFKMESHNHPSYIEPYQGAATGVGGILRDVFTMGARPIAAMNALRFGSPDHPKTRHLVSGVVAGIGGYGNSFGVPTVGGEVEFDARYNGNILVNAFAAGLAKSDAIFYSKAEGVGLPVVYLGAKTGRDGVGGATMASAEFDESIEEKRPTVQVGDPFTEKCLLEACLELMQTGAVIAIQDMGAAGLTCSAVEMGAKGDLGIELDLDKVPVREEQMTAYEMMLSESQERMLMVLRPEKEEEAKAIFVKWGLDFAIVGKTTDDLRFRILHQGEEVANLPIKELGDEAPEYDRPWTQAKMPSPLATNDIPQADVAEALLKLVGSANNSSRRWVYEQYDTLIQGNSLQLPGGDAGVVRVDGHEAKALAFSSDVTPRYVEADPFEGGKQAVAECWRNLTATGALPLAATDNLNFGNPERPEIMSQLVHAIKGIGEACRALDFPIVSGNVSLYNETNGQAILPTPTIGGVGLIKDWSKMARIRFAGGGEIVLLAGAPEGWGTHIAQSVYMRDIHGRTDGPAPYVDLAHERKIGDFVRALIEDGLVTAVHDCSSGGLALAVAEMAMASGIGATIAIPENDPIAAFYGEDQGRYVVTVAPDKLDAVAARAAVAGIDLPVIGKTGGDAVKLGDAKAVSVGELRSAHEAWFPDYMGGDLAPDN; encoded by the coding sequence ATGACGATTTCCAACACCCGCCCCATCACCCCGGACCTGATCGCCTCGCACGGGCTGAAACCAGACGAATATGAGCGGATCCTGGGCCTGATCGGGCGCGAGCCGACCTTCACGGAGCTCGGCATCTTCTCCGCCATGTGGAACGAGCACTGCTCCTACAAGTCCTCGAAGAAGTGGCTGCGGACGCTTCCGACCAAGGGCCCGCGCGTCATCCAGGGACCCGGTGAGAACGCCGGCGTCGTCGATATCGATGACGGCGACTGCGTCGTCTTCAAGATGGAAAGCCACAACCATCCGTCCTACATCGAACCCTACCAGGGAGCCGCGACCGGCGTCGGCGGCATCCTGCGCGACGTCTTCACTATGGGCGCGCGTCCGATCGCCGCGATGAACGCGCTGCGTTTCGGCTCGCCGGATCATCCGAAGACTCGCCATCTTGTTTCCGGCGTCGTCGCCGGTATCGGCGGTTACGGCAACTCCTTCGGCGTCCCGACGGTCGGCGGCGAAGTGGAGTTCGACGCGCGCTACAACGGCAACATCCTCGTCAATGCCTTTGCGGCGGGCCTAGCAAAGAGCGACGCGATCTTCTACTCGAAGGCGGAAGGCGTCGGTCTCCCCGTCGTCTATCTCGGCGCCAAGACCGGCCGCGACGGCGTCGGCGGCGCAACGATGGCATCCGCCGAGTTCGACGAGTCGATCGAAGAGAAGCGGCCGACTGTACAGGTCGGCGATCCCTTCACCGAGAAGTGCCTGCTCGAGGCCTGCCTCGAGCTGATGCAGACAGGCGCGGTCATCGCCATCCAGGACATGGGTGCTGCCGGCCTCACCTGCTCCGCCGTCGAGATGGGGGCCAAGGGCGATCTCGGCATCGAGCTCGATCTCGACAAGGTACCGGTGCGCGAAGAGCAGATGACGGCTTACGAGATGATGCTCTCGGAAAGCCAGGAGCGCATGCTGATGGTGCTGCGCCCGGAGAAGGAAGAGGAAGCCAAGGCGATCTTCGTCAAATGGGGCCTCGACTTTGCGATCGTCGGCAAGACGACCGACGACCTGCGCTTCCGCATCCTGCACCAGGGAGAAGAAGTCGCGAATTTGCCGATCAAGGAACTCGGCGACGAGGCACCGGAATATGACCGCCCCTGGACCCAGGCCAAGATGCCCTCGCCTCTCGCCACCAACGACATTCCGCAGGCCGATGTCGCCGAGGCGCTTCTGAAGCTGGTGGGCTCCGCCAACAATTCCTCCCGACGCTGGGTGTACGAGCAGTACGACACGCTGATCCAGGGCAATTCGCTGCAGCTGCCGGGCGGCGACGCCGGCGTGGTCCGCGTCGACGGCCATGAGGCCAAGGCGCTCGCCTTCTCCTCCGACGTGACGCCGCGCTATGTCGAGGCCGATCCGTTCGAAGGCGGCAAGCAGGCTGTAGCCGAGTGCTGGCGCAACCTGACGGCGACCGGTGCCCTGCCGCTCGCAGCAACCGACAATCTGAACTTCGGCAACCCCGAGCGGCCGGAAATCATGAGCCAGCTCGTGCATGCGATCAAAGGCATCGGCGAAGCCTGCCGCGCCCTCGATTTCCCGATCGTCTCCGGCAACGTCTCGCTTTACAATGAGACGAATGGCCAGGCGATCCTGCCGACACCGACCATCGGTGGCGTCGGCCTCATCAAGGACTGGTCGAAGATGGCGCGCATCCGTTTCGCCGGCGGCGGCGAGATAGTTCTGCTCGCCGGCGCACCGGAAGGATGGGGCACGCATATCGCCCAGTCGGTCTATATGCGCGACATCCACGGTCGCACCGACGGCCCGGCGCCGTATGTCGATCTGGCGCATGAGCGCAAAATCGGCGATTTCGTTCGCGCCCTGATCGAGGACGGGCTGGTTACGGCCGTGCATGACTGCTCCTCGGGCGGCCTCGCCCTTGCCGTTGCGGAAATGGCGATGGCCTCCGGCATCGGCGCGACGATCGCGATTCCGGAGAACGATCCGATTGCGGCCTTCTATGGAGAGGACCAGGGCCGCTATGTCGTGACGGTCGCTCCCGATAAGCTCGATGCGGTCGCCGCACGGGCGGCGGTCGCCGGCATCGACCTGCCGGTCATCGGCAAGACCGGCGGCGATGCGGTGAAGCTCGGAGATGCAAAGGCGGTCTCCGTCGGCGAACTGCGTTCCGCGCATGAAGCGTGGTTCCCCGACTACATGGGCGGTGATCTCGCGCCGGACAATTGA
- a CDS encoding DUF1330 domain-containing protein, with the protein MAKGYWVASVDVTDPEGYEAYKAENANAFRKYGARFLTRGGQYEAPEGKLRSRIVLIEFPTYDAAVECYHSPEYAKAMALRQGKSVMDLAIVEGYDGAQPSAP; encoded by the coding sequence ATGGCGAAGGGATACTGGGTTGCCTCTGTCGATGTGACCGATCCGGAGGGATACGAAGCCTACAAAGCGGAGAATGCGAATGCGTTTCGAAAGTACGGCGCGCGCTTTCTCACCCGTGGTGGCCAATATGAAGCGCCTGAGGGAAAGCTGCGTTCGCGCATTGTCCTGATCGAATTCCCGACATATGACGCGGCGGTGGAGTGCTATCACTCGCCCGAGTATGCGAAAGCCATGGCGCTTCGGCAGGGCAAGTCCGTGATGGACCTGGCGATTGTCGAAGGTTACGACGGCGCCCAGCCATCGGCTCCATAA
- a CDS encoding BolA/IbaG family iron-sulfur metabolism protein — MPMTPGDIEDMIKAGIPGAKVTIRDLAGDGDHYAAEVVAEAFRGKTRVQQHQMVYNALKGNMGGILHALALQTSAPE, encoded by the coding sequence ATGCCCATGACACCAGGCGATATCGAAGACATGATCAAGGCCGGAATCCCCGGTGCTAAGGTCACGATCCGCGATTTGGCCGGTGACGGCGACCACTATGCCGCCGAAGTCGTGGCCGAAGCATTTCGCGGCAAGACCCGCGTGCAGCAGCACCAGATGGTCTACAATGCCCTGAAGGGCAATATGGGCGGCATCCTTCATGCACTCGCCCTTCAGACCAGCGCACCGGAGTAA
- a CDS encoding multidrug effflux MFS transporter → MSTISQQSSLDERQSEHIDGVSGAARLGMGLAEFIVTIAVMTASIALAIDSMLPALPSIAQSLNVANANDTQLVIGVFFLGFGFSQIFFGSLSDAFGRRAVLLGGLALFSLSMFAASQTDDIETLLLLRFVQGIGGAAVRITTMAIVRDCFGGREMARVMSYVMIVFMIVPIVAPTLGQLVIAYANWHWIFILIGVVGAVLFVWALTRMKESLPQEERLPLSVGAVLSGFRTVLTNRITCGYMIGLTLFTAVICAYIVTVQQIFGEVYGLSDWLPIAFAGTAGGIAVANFANGYFVRSFGMRRISHAAMILFTLLSAIGYVLSLAGTPAFAVSYVMFSILLMFFAVIATNFTAISLEPMGHLAGTATAVTGFVSTTGGALIGGAVGQLFNGTLQPLFGGFALFGLLTILATLWAEKGKLFTHPGDKEMAHEHGGHI, encoded by the coding sequence ATGTCTACCATTTCCCAACAATCTTCGCTCGATGAACGGCAATCCGAACATATAGACGGAGTTTCAGGTGCTGCGCGGCTCGGTATGGGTCTCGCCGAATTCATCGTGACCATAGCGGTCATGACGGCGAGCATCGCACTCGCGATCGACAGCATGCTGCCTGCTCTGCCGAGCATTGCGCAATCGCTCAACGTCGCCAACGCCAACGACACACAGCTCGTGATCGGCGTCTTCTTTCTCGGCTTCGGCTTCTCCCAGATCTTCTTCGGAAGCCTTTCCGATGCCTTCGGGCGTCGTGCGGTTCTGCTTGGCGGCCTTGCCCTCTTCAGCTTGTCGATGTTTGCGGCATCCCAGACCGATGACATCGAAACCCTGCTCCTGCTTCGCTTCGTTCAGGGGATCGGTGGCGCCGCCGTGCGCATCACAACGATGGCGATCGTTCGCGACTGCTTTGGCGGTCGCGAAATGGCGCGCGTCATGTCCTATGTGATGATCGTCTTCATGATCGTGCCGATCGTCGCTCCGACGCTCGGCCAGCTCGTGATTGCCTATGCCAACTGGCACTGGATCTTCATCCTGATCGGTGTTGTCGGTGCGGTCCTGTTCGTTTGGGCGCTCACGCGCATGAAGGAATCGCTGCCGCAGGAGGAGCGCCTGCCGCTCTCCGTCGGCGCAGTCCTTTCCGGTTTCCGCACGGTGCTCACAAACCGTATCACCTGCGGTTACATGATTGGCCTCACCCTGTTTACGGCTGTCATCTGCGCTTACATCGTCACCGTCCAGCAGATATTCGGTGAGGTCTACGGCCTCAGTGATTGGCTGCCGATCGCGTTCGCGGGCACAGCCGGCGGCATAGCTGTCGCGAACTTCGCCAACGGTTATTTCGTCCGCAGCTTCGGCATGCGCCGCATCTCGCATGCTGCGATGATCCTCTTCACGTTGCTTTCGGCGATCGGTTACGTCCTGTCGCTCGCCGGCACACCGGCCTTCGCGGTCAGCTATGTCATGTTCTCGATATTGCTGATGTTCTTCGCCGTCATCGCCACCAACTTCACCGCTATCAGCCTCGAGCCGATGGGGCATCTGGCCGGGACCGCGACCGCCGTGACCGGCTTCGTGTCGACGACGGGCGGAGCATTGATCGGCGGCGCCGTGGGACAGCTTTTCAACGGGACACTGCAGCCGCTCTTCGGCGGCTTTGCCCTCTTCGGGCTGCTGACGATCCTCGCCACGCTTTGGGCGGAGAAGGGAAAGCTCTTCACACACCCGGGGGACAAAGAGATGGCGCACGAACACGGCGGCCACATATAA
- the purC gene encoding phosphoribosylaminoimidazolesuccinocarboxamide synthase, producing the protein MNRRRRIYEGKAKILYEGPEPGTLIQFFKDDATAFNKKKHDVIDGKGVLNNRISEYIFTHLNRIGIPTHFIRRLNMREQLIKEVEIIPLEIVVRNVAAGSLAKRLGIEEGTVLPRSIIEFYYKADALDDPMVSEEHITAFGWASPQELDDIMALAIRINDFLSGLFLGVGIQLVDFKIECGRLYEGDMMRIVLADEISPDSCRLWDIETKEKMDKDRFRRDMGGLVEAYQEVARRLGIINENEPPRGSGPVLVK; encoded by the coding sequence ATGAATCGTCGCCGCCGTATTTACGAGGGCAAGGCCAAGATCCTTTATGAGGGTCCGGAGCCGGGCACGCTGATCCAGTTCTTTAAGGATGATGCGACCGCCTTCAACAAGAAAAAGCATGACGTCATCGACGGAAAGGGCGTGCTCAACAATCGTATTTCCGAATACATCTTCACGCATCTGAACAGGATCGGCATTCCGACGCATTTCATCCGCCGCCTCAACATGCGCGAGCAGTTGATCAAGGAAGTGGAGATCATCCCGCTCGAGATCGTCGTGCGCAATGTTGCCGCGGGGTCGCTCGCCAAGCGCCTCGGCATCGAGGAAGGCACCGTCCTGCCACGCTCGATCATCGAATTCTACTACAAGGCCGACGCGCTCGATGATCCGATGGTTTCGGAAGAGCACATCACCGCCTTCGGCTGGGCGAGCCCGCAGGAACTCGACGACATCATGGCGCTCGCCATCCGCATCAACGATTTCCTTTCCGGCCTCTTCCTCGGTGTCGGCATCCAGCTCGTCGACTTCAAGATCGAGTGCGGCCGCCTCTACGAAGGCGACATGATGCGCATCGTTCTCGCCGACGAGATCTCGCCGGATAGCTGCCGTCTCTGGGATATCGAGACGAAGGAGAAGATGGACAAGGATCGGTTCCGCCGCGACATGGGCGGTCTGGTCGAAGCCTATCAGGAAGTGGCCCGCCGCCTCGGCATCATCAACGAGAACGAGCCGCCGCGCGGCTCTGGTCCGGTGCTGGTCAAGTAA
- the purQ gene encoding phosphoribosylformylglycinamidine synthase subunit PurQ, protein MKSAVVQLPGLNRDRDMIAALTKISGKAPVTVWQTETEIPDVDLIVIPGGFSYGDYLRCGAIAARMPVMQAIKAKAEQGVRVLGVCNGFQILVEAGLLPGALMRNASLKFVCREVKLEVVNPETAFTRAYAKGQVIRTPVAHHDGNYFADAETLKTIEGDGQVVFRYAEGTNPNGSINDIAGVMNAKGNVLGMMPHPENLIEVAHGGSDGRGIFASALDVIAA, encoded by the coding sequence ATGAAGTCAGCCGTCGTCCAGCTTCCAGGCCTCAATCGCGACCGTGACATGATCGCGGCGCTCACCAAGATTTCCGGCAAGGCGCCGGTCACCGTGTGGCAGACCGAGACGGAAATCCCGGATGTCGACCTGATCGTCATCCCCGGAGGGTTCTCCTATGGCGACTATCTGCGCTGCGGCGCGATCGCCGCGCGCATGCCGGTGATGCAGGCGATCAAGGCCAAGGCGGAGCAAGGCGTGCGCGTCCTCGGTGTCTGCAACGGTTTCCAGATTCTCGTCGAAGCGGGTCTCCTGCCGGGAGCGCTGATGCGCAACGCCTCGCTGAAATTCGTCTGCCGCGAAGTGAAGCTCGAAGTCGTCAATCCCGAAACGGCTTTCACCCGCGCCTACGCCAAGGGCCAGGTGATCCGCACTCCGGTTGCTCACCATGACGGCAACTATTTCGCCGATGCGGAAACGCTGAAGACGATCGAGGGCGACGGCCAGGTCGTGTTCCGCTATGCAGAGGGCACGAATCCGAACGGCTCGATCAACGACATCGCCGGCGTGATGAATGCCAAGGGGAACGTGCTCGGCATGATGCCGCATCCGGAAAATCTGATCGAAGTGGCCCATGGCGGCTCTGACGGACGCGGAATCTTCGCATCCGCGCTCGACGTAATCGCTGCTTAA